The following are from one region of the Henckelia pumila isolate YLH828 unplaced genomic scaffold, ASM3356847v2 CTG_429, whole genome shotgun sequence genome:
- the LOC140871190 gene encoding uncharacterized protein has product MDKSWIRSDRRSKQYEEGVEQFISSCLQNIHVDPNLIHCPCCKCINLKKGPVTSIREHLFFHGFSQNYVNWIWHGESAKNDRVNWSTNQDPTDDYHKDFETTNMYEAAYENYTENPEAFVKFLEDAEKPLYNGCKLYTKLSALVKLYNTKARHGMSDALFSDLLTDFGDMLPDNHNLPSSTYDAKKTLSCLSLSHEKIHACSNDCILYRKQYKDCVSCPKCGLSRWKLTKKNIEKKGVPAKVMWYFPPIPRFKRMYKSLETSKNLTWHKETTRVAGQLRHPSDSPSWRLVDHMWPDFESEPRNLRLALAADGINPHSNLSSRYSCWPVMLATYNLPPNMCMKRKFIMLTMLISGPKQPGFKQLTGNLKQSGGVECGYYVMRYMKEIVECEVLRVETMFAGCVKNKAYSPEQFDEVRSEWSEFVYSHVGG; this is encoded by the exons ATGGATAAATCTTGGATTCGCTCGGATAGAAGATCTAAACAGTATGAGGAGGGTGTTGAACAGTTCATCAGCAGTTGTTTGCAAAATATCCATGTTGACCCCAATTTAATTCATTGTCCTTGTTGCAAATGTATAAATCTGAAAAAAGGACCGGTTACGTCCATTCGAGAACATCTTTTTTTTCATGGTTTTAGTCAAAATTATGTCAATTGGATTTGGCATGGCGAGTCTGCCAAAAATGATAGAGTAAATTGGAGTACCAACCAGGATCCAACTGATGATTATCACAAAGACTTTGAAACAACTAATATGTATGAGGCAGCATACGAGAACTACACAGAAAATCCAGAAGCATTTGTGAAGTTTTTGGAGGACGCAGAGAAACCATTGTACAATGGATGTAAGCTTTACACAAAGTTGAGTGCATTAGTGAAACTGTACAATACCAAAGCAAGGCATGGGATGAGTGATGCTCTATTTTCAGATCTATTAACAGATTTTGGGGATATGCTACCAGATAATCACAATCTGCCATCCTCAACGTATGATGCAAAAAAGACATTGAGTTGTTTGTCGTTGAGTCATGAAAAGATCCATGCTTGTTCCAATGATTGCATCCTTTATAGAAAACAATATAAAGACTGTGTAAGCTGCCCTAAATGTGGCTTGTCGCGTTGGAAGCTAACCAAGAAGAACATTGAGAAGAAAGGTGTTCCTGCCAaggtgatgtggtattttcccCCCATACCAAGATTCAAACGTATGTATAAATCTTTAGAGACCTCAAAAAATTTAACTTGGCATAAAGAAACCACAAGAGTTGCTGGTCAGTTACGTCATCCATCTGATTCACCATCTTGGAGGTTGGTTGATCATATGTGGCCCGACTTTGAAAGTGAGCCAAGAAATCTTCGCTTAGCACTTGCAGCTGATGGCATTAATCCTCATAGCAACCTTAGTAGTCGGTACAGCTGCTGGCCAGTCATGTTGGCCACATATAATCTGCCTCCAAACATGTGCATGAAGAGGAAATTCATCATGTTAACTATGCTCATTTCTGGACCTAAACAGCCAG GTTTTAAACAACTGACG GGAAATCTGAAACAAAGTGGTGGTGTTGAATGTGGATATTATGTGATGAGGTATATGAAGGAAATAGTTGAATGTGAAGTTCTACGGGTGGAAACGATG tttGCAGGATGCGTCAAGAATAAGGCGTACAGTCCAGAACAATTTGATGAAGTTAGAAGTGAATGGAGTGAATTCGTCTACTCGCATGTAGGTGGTTGA